In Paenibacillus sonchi, a single genomic region encodes these proteins:
- a CDS encoding ATP-binding protein — MADDEQEVRKLRETIEQLSHQLIQGQQREEQTLAEFSAMNNELITMHRLLAKKSAGLKEMKEEAERANRAKSLFLATISHEIRTPMNGILGMTELLEAEGATDGQRAHLEVIRESAQYLLQMINNLLDISKIEASRMELEKTPFNLRDLLEHVVRLLSTAAAKRGNVLKWQVADSVDHTLNGDSSKILQVLINLVGNGLKFTQNGEVEVTVSLVQEDAARQHLCFAVRDEGIGISLKDQAALFRPYSQISSEPAMAVEGTGLGLSICKSLVELMGGTITVDSAPGRGSTFRFEVALDKTLSLKESSPADEAVLPEPRFSAQPVLVAEDNGLNSTLLLLQLKKLGITNVQLVSSGKEAIEAWQQGEYGLILMDSRLPGMNGGEAVRRIRQLESSGTKPRVPIIGVTGDGSEESRAQFFQAGLDDWAVKPLNLERLRQLLGRWFSPGPYIPVLDADTISGIREMDGEEAPQLLQALVEMFKNDTPLRLAALETAFAARDLPEMGAVAHGLKSGSLSIGAKYFAHLCAAVERHAREGEYEPAARVLPKLAPAYAEACRELESLL, encoded by the coding sequence ATGGCCGACGACGAGCAGGAAGTCAGGAAACTGAGGGAAACAATTGAGCAGCTCTCGCATCAATTGATCCAGGGGCAGCAGAGGGAAGAACAGACCCTCGCAGAATTCTCCGCGATGAATAATGAATTAATTACGATGCACCGGCTGCTTGCGAAGAAGAGCGCCGGCCTTAAGGAGATGAAGGAGGAGGCGGAGCGGGCCAACCGCGCGAAAAGCCTGTTTCTGGCTACAATTAGCCATGAAATCCGCACGCCGATGAACGGCATTCTGGGAATGACTGAGCTTCTGGAGGCTGAGGGGGCGACGGACGGGCAGCGGGCTCATCTGGAAGTCATCCGGGAATCCGCGCAATACCTGCTGCAGATGATCAACAACCTGCTGGATATCTCGAAGATTGAAGCCAGCAGAATGGAGCTGGAGAAGACACCGTTCAACCTGCGTGACCTGCTTGAGCACGTGGTCCGGCTGCTCTCTACGGCTGCCGCGAAGCGCGGGAATGTTCTGAAATGGCAGGTTGCGGACAGTGTAGACCATACCCTAAACGGGGATTCATCGAAAATTCTTCAGGTACTCATCAATCTGGTGGGAAATGGACTGAAGTTCACACAGAACGGCGAAGTGGAAGTGACTGTGAGCCTGGTTCAAGAGGATGCGGCCCGGCAGCACCTCTGCTTCGCGGTCAGGGATGAGGGCATCGGCATTTCACTGAAGGATCAGGCTGCGCTGTTCCGGCCCTATTCACAGATCAGCAGCGAGCCGGCAATGGCAGTGGAGGGCACGGGGCTTGGTTTGTCTATCTGCAAGTCCCTGGTGGAGCTGATGGGCGGAACGATTACAGTGGACAGCGCCCCTGGCCGGGGCTCCACCTTCCGGTTTGAGGTTGCCCTGGATAAAACGCTAAGTTTGAAGGAATCATCTCCCGCGGACGAAGCGGTATTGCCTGAGCCCCGCTTCAGCGCGCAGCCGGTGCTGGTTGCAGAAGACAACGGACTGAACAGCACCCTTTTGCTGCTTCAGTTGAAGAAGCTGGGCATTACGAATGTGCAGCTGGTCAGCAGCGGCAAGGAGGCTATCGAAGCCTGGCAGCAGGGCGAGTACGGACTTATTCTGATGGACAGCAGGCTTCCCGGCATGAATGGAGGGGAAGCGGTCCGCAGAATCCGGCAGCTGGAGTCGTCCGGGACAAAGCCGAGAGTTCCCATCATCGGGGTGACCGGGGATGGATCGGAGGAGAGCCGGGCACAGTTTTTCCAGGCGGGTCTGGATGACTGGGCGGTTAAGCCGTTGAACCTGGAGCGGCTGAGGCAGCTTCTGGGCAGATGGTTCAGCCCCGGGCCTTATATCCCGGTGCTGGATGCGGATACGATTTCCGGAATCCGGGAAATGGACGGGGAAGAGGCGCCGCAGCTGCTTCAGGCGCTGGTGGAGATGTTCAAGAATGACACGCCGCTCCGGCTGGCGGCCCTGGAGACAGCATTTGCTGCCAGGGACCTTCCTGAGATGGGGGCCGTGGCCCACGGGCTGAAATCGGGCAGCCTGAGCATTGGAGCGAAGTACTTCGCCCATTTGTGCGCGGCGGTTGAGCGCCATGCCAGAGAGGGCGAATATGAACCGGCTGCACGGGTGCTGCCGAAGCTTGCCCCTGCGTATGCGGAAGCGTGCCGGGAGCTGGAGAGCCTGCTGTAG
- a CDS encoding response regulator transcription factor, with protein MSVTLLYIEDDREIGSAVSADLREREYAVRWLESGEGAVEAAAGCQLVILDVMLPGLDGFTVGQRLKRAYPNLPVLMLSARTSIDDKLQGLEFADDYLTKPFHPDELAARIEVLLRRTGAVLSIPLKLKHLMVYEGDNRIIEAASGKEILLTGKQFQIFSYLLRHLGQILTKEQIYEAVWGESYIEGDKTLMVHIRYLREKLELDPAAPEIIETVRGIGYRVRA; from the coding sequence ATGAGTGTTACCTTGCTGTATATTGAAGATGACCGGGAGATCGGAAGCGCCGTTTCCGCCGATCTGCGGGAGCGGGAATATGCTGTCCGCTGGCTGGAGAGCGGGGAGGGTGCTGTAGAGGCTGCGGCGGGCTGCCAGCTGGTCATTCTGGACGTCATGCTGCCCGGGCTGGATGGCTTCACTGTCGGCCAGCGGCTGAAGCGGGCGTATCCGAACCTGCCGGTCCTGATGCTGTCCGCGCGGACTTCCATCGATGACAAGCTTCAGGGCCTGGAGTTCGCTGATGATTATCTGACTAAGCCTTTTCACCCGGATGAGCTGGCGGCGCGGATCGAAGTACTGTTAAGACGGACGGGTGCTGTCCTGTCCATCCCGTTGAAGCTGAAGCATCTGATGGTGTACGAAGGGGACAACCGGATTATAGAGGCAGCCAGCGGCAAAGAAATTTTGCTTACCGGCAAGCAGTTTCAGATTTTCTCCTATCTGCTGCGCCATCTCGGCCAAATACTGACGAAGGAGCAGATCTATGAGGCGGTCTGGGGAGAAAGCTACATAGAAGGCGACAAGACGCTGATGGTACACATCCGGTATCTGCGTGAGAAGCTAGAGCTTGATCCGGCTGCTCCTGAGATTATTGAGACGGTCCGGGGAATCGGCTACCGGGTGAGAGCATGA
- a CDS encoding MTH1187 family thiamine-binding protein: MANTLLSIQVIPKTPNNEDSIPYVDKAIEVIQQSGVKHQVNPLETTMEGELSELLEVVRHMHEALIASGSPSVISQIKIAHNPNGISMDKLTEKYRP; the protein is encoded by the coding sequence ATGGCCAATACCCTGCTCAGCATTCAAGTCATCCCTAAAACTCCGAACAACGAGGATTCCATTCCTTATGTAGATAAGGCCATTGAGGTGATTCAGCAATCCGGTGTCAAACACCAGGTCAACCCGCTCGAAACCACGATGGAAGGTGAACTGAGCGAACTGCTCGAAGTGGTGCGCCACATGCATGAGGCACTGATCGCATCCGGCAGCCCCAGCGTCATCTCACAGATCAAGATCGCCCATAACCCGAACGGAATCAGCATGGACAAGCTGACGGAAAAATACCGGCCGTGA
- a CDS encoding cation diffusion facilitator family transporter gives MNKHSRQGHIHELNEQHEHHKHNEHHEHHELNEHHGKQKHNEKHVHNDGHGHGHGHSHSGHSHTHSHTHSHAPNNKKGLLIALIITGGIMFLEFFGGLVTGSLALLSDSGHMLSDTASLALSLVAMIFAVKPPSLKNSYGYYRFEIMAALFNGVTLFVIAGFIIWEAWQRFFEPPAVASGTMMIIAAVGLLANLISAWSLMRKSDTKENINIRSAYLHIMGDALGSVGALLAGLIMNLFSWYVADPIISVLVALLILRGAWGVLKQAFHILMEGTPVSVNTNDIKAALLSIDGVEGVHDLHVWTITSGFDALSGHLLIKDHADPHSILQQAINVVEDHFAIQHTTLQIENSSLKHGELRV, from the coding sequence ATGAATAAACACAGCCGTCAAGGGCATATCCACGAGCTTAATGAGCAACATGAGCACCACAAGCATAATGAGCATCATGAACACCATGAGCTTAACGAGCACCATGGAAAGCAGAAGCATAATGAGAAGCATGTACATAATGACGGGCACGGGCACGGACACGGGCACAGCCATTCCGGTCATTCCCACACGCATTCCCACACACACTCCCACGCGCCCAATAACAAAAAAGGACTGCTGATCGCCCTGATCATTACCGGAGGCATTATGTTCCTCGAATTCTTCGGCGGATTAGTTACCGGCAGTCTGGCTCTGCTCTCGGACTCCGGGCATATGCTGAGCGACACTGCCTCATTGGCCTTAAGTCTTGTGGCAATGATTTTTGCCGTCAAACCGCCTTCATTGAAAAATTCCTACGGCTACTACCGGTTCGAAATTATGGCTGCATTATTCAACGGTGTTACGCTGTTTGTGATTGCCGGATTCATCATCTGGGAGGCCTGGCAGCGGTTTTTTGAACCACCGGCAGTGGCAAGCGGCACTATGATGATCATAGCGGCTGTAGGGCTTTTAGCTAATCTGATCAGCGCCTGGTCCCTTATGCGTAAAAGCGATACCAAAGAGAACATCAACATACGCAGCGCCTATCTGCATATCATGGGTGATGCCCTCGGCTCCGTCGGTGCCCTGCTGGCAGGGTTAATCATGAATTTGTTCTCCTGGTATGTTGCCGATCCAATCATTAGCGTACTGGTAGCTTTGCTTATCCTTAGAGGCGCCTGGGGGGTTCTGAAGCAGGCCTTCCATATTCTGATGGAGGGGACGCCGGTTTCCGTCAATACCAATGATATCAAAGCAGCCTTATTAAGCATCGATGGGGTTGAAGGTGTCCATGACCTGCATGTCTGGACCATCACATCCGGATTTGATGCACTTAGCGGACATCTGCTGATCAAGGATCACGCTGACCCCCATAGCATACTCCAGCAGGCGATTAATGTAGTGGAGGATCATTTTGCGATACAGCATACAACGCTGCAGATCGAGAATTCTTCCCTGAAACACGGGGAGCTGCGGGTGTAG
- a CDS encoding B12-binding domain-containing protein yields the protein MFADQQNAGERLKALAEQLAEEVTLRQYERQPELRQRFGPSGVARTKQDSLYHFRYLAQSVALDSPLLFINYIIWLKVLLAQYKITAEDLQINLDLMKEAISSQVETPEKELILSYLDMGLHHTRGEESLPTFLQPEKPYYREAEEYLKLLLAGERRKASEFVLGLHEDGVPIRDLYLHLFQNSQYEIGRLWQLGRITVAQEHYCTACTQSIISQLYPRWIQAAQKGGKTLVAVGVGEELHEIGLRMLADFFEMEGWNTCYLGSNMPAEGLIRYLKEQPADLLAVSVTMTYHVSEVRRLIASIRTHAGLDRIKILVGGMPFNIDRTLWEKVGADGYAPDAKGALEVASQLISQN from the coding sequence ATGTTCGCTGACCAGCAAAATGCCGGGGAACGGCTGAAGGCGCTAGCAGAGCAGTTGGCGGAAGAAGTCACTTTACGTCAGTATGAGCGGCAGCCCGAGCTGCGGCAAAGATTCGGCCCTTCGGGAGTAGCAAGAACCAAACAGGATTCTCTATATCATTTCCGGTATCTGGCCCAAAGTGTGGCGCTGGATAGCCCGCTTTTATTTATAAACTATATTATATGGCTGAAGGTGCTGCTCGCCCAGTATAAGATTACGGCCGAGGATCTGCAGATTAATTTGGATCTGATGAAGGAGGCTATAAGCTCTCAGGTGGAAACGCCGGAAAAAGAGCTGATTTTAAGCTATCTTGACATGGGGCTTCACCATACGCGCGGAGAGGAAAGCCTGCCTACCTTTCTTCAGCCGGAAAAGCCCTATTACCGCGAGGCAGAGGAGTACCTGAAGCTGCTTCTGGCCGGGGAGCGCCGTAAGGCTTCGGAGTTCGTGCTGGGGCTGCATGAGGACGGTGTGCCTATCCGTGACCTCTATCTGCATCTTTTCCAGAACAGCCAGTATGAGATCGGCCGCCTATGGCAGCTTGGCCGCATCACTGTAGCCCAGGAGCACTACTGTACAGCCTGTACCCAGAGCATCATCTCCCAGCTCTATCCGCGTTGGATTCAGGCCGCACAGAAAGGCGGCAAAACGCTGGTAGCGGTCGGTGTGGGCGAGGAGCTGCATGAAATCGGGCTGCGGATGCTCGCTGATTTCTTCGAAATGGAGGGCTGGAACACCTGCTATCTGGGCTCCAATATGCCTGCTGAGGGACTGATCCGCTATTTAAAAGAGCAGCCTGCCGATCTCCTGGCCGTCTCGGTTACCATGACTTATCATGTGTCGGAGGTCCGGCGTCTGATTGCCTCGATCCGCACGCATGCCGGGCTGGACCGCATAAAAATTCTAGTCGGCGGAATGCCGTTTAATATTGACAGAACATTATGGGAAAAGGTTGGAGCCGACGGCTATGCCCCGGACGCCAAAGGGGCGCTGGAGGTGGCGTCACAGCTGATTTCCCAAAACTAG
- a CDS encoding ABC transporter permease, which produces MMWRSLSADWLKIRGKGLWFLVFLGPVGLLAMQGLNFGMRYDYLTGEYQSDLWGGLLSNLADFVPVALYLGGTLVCSLLANVEHQTSSWKQLLALPISRTAVFMAKLLICLLLVAVSCALLSAGTVVLGLLLGFGSQPVPYADVLRIGFASYAAALPVIALQLWLSLSSRNQTLPVSLGLTLSLLSLFSTFLSEWVPLSWPALAWSTSRPWLFSGAGLLLGLLMLLPGAVHFARKDVN; this is translated from the coding sequence ATGATGTGGCGTTCCCTTTCGGCGGATTGGCTGAAAATCCGCGGCAAAGGCTTATGGTTCCTGGTCTTCCTCGGCCCGGTGGGACTCCTTGCCATGCAGGGGCTGAACTTCGGCATGCGCTATGATTATCTGACAGGAGAGTATCAATCCGACCTGTGGGGCGGACTGCTGTCTAACCTGGCCGACTTTGTACCCGTGGCGCTGTATCTGGGAGGAACGCTGGTCTGCTCGCTGCTGGCGAATGTGGAGCATCAGACGAGCTCCTGGAAGCAGCTGCTGGCCCTGCCCATCTCCCGGACCGCAGTATTCATGGCCAAGCTGCTGATCTGTCTGCTGCTTGTCGCCGTCTCCTGCGCGCTCTTGTCTGCAGGAACGGTAGTTTTGGGTCTGCTGCTTGGTTTTGGTTCACAGCCGGTTCCCTATGCGGATGTGCTGCGGATTGGCTTTGCTTCTTATGCCGCCGCCCTGCCTGTGATCGCTCTGCAGCTGTGGCTCTCCCTGTCGAGCCGCAACCAGACGCTGCCTGTATCGCTTGGCCTGACCTTGTCACTGTTGAGCCTCTTCTCGACGTTCCTGTCCGAATGGGTTCCTTTGTCCTGGCCTGCCCTCGCCTGGAGCACTTCACGGCCTTGGCTGTTCAGCGGCGCGGGACTGCTGCTGGGTCTGCTCATGCTGCTGCCTGGCGCTGTGCATTTTGCGCGAAAGGATGTGAACTGA
- a CDS encoding ABC transporter ATP-binding protein gives MTQTVIETRDLLKEYRGRAAVEQLNLNIGKGEIYGFLGPNGAGKTTTIRMLLGLIKPTSGSINIFGQDLKRNKLQILRKVGSLVESPSYYGHLSALDNLEAIRRILNVPKSRIAEVLDIVSLTGEEKRPVKGFSLGMKQRLGIAAALLGSPELLILDEPTNGLDPSGIQEIRSLIKRLPVEEGITVLVSSHLLSEIEQMAGTVGIIRAGRMVYQDTITQLQQQAAGDLRLAVSEPEEALILANRRGCGGTLQEGRITLPRMSDVRVALLIKELVENGHAIYRVEEHRQSLEEFFLQVVEGGQSV, from the coding sequence ATGACGCAAACAGTGATAGAAACGAGAGATTTATTGAAGGAATACCGTGGCCGGGCTGCGGTGGAGCAATTGAATCTGAATATAGGCAAAGGGGAAATCTACGGCTTCCTTGGGCCCAACGGTGCGGGCAAAACAACCACCATCCGCATGCTGCTGGGGCTGATTAAGCCGACTTCGGGAAGCATTAACATTTTCGGCCAGGATCTGAAACGGAATAAGCTGCAAATCCTGCGCAAAGTCGGTTCGCTTGTAGAATCGCCTTCCTATTACGGGCATTTGAGCGCCTTGGATAATCTGGAGGCGATCCGCCGCATCCTGAATGTGCCAAAGTCCCGAATCGCTGAAGTGCTGGATATTGTGTCCTTAACAGGTGAAGAAAAGCGTCCGGTGAAGGGCTTCTCCCTGGGTATGAAGCAGCGGCTTGGCATCGCCGCCGCACTGCTCGGCAGCCCCGAGCTGCTGATTCTGGACGAGCCTACCAATGGACTGGACCCGTCAGGCATTCAGGAGATCCGCTCGCTGATTAAGCGGCTTCCCGTGGAAGAGGGGATTACGGTCCTGGTATCCAGCCATCTCCTTAGTGAAATTGAGCAAATGGCTGGAACGGTCGGCATTATCCGTGCCGGCAGGATGGTGTATCAGGACACGATCACCCAACTGCAGCAGCAGGCGGCCGGAGATTTGCGCCTTGCCGTGTCGGAGCCGGAAGAAGCGCTGATTCTGGCCAACCGGAGGGGCTGCGGAGGCACATTGCAGGAAGGACGCATCACCCTGCCTCGGATGAGCGATGTCCGGGTGGCGCTATTGATCAAGGAACTGGTCGAAAACGGCCATGCCATCTACCGCGTGGAGGAACACAGACAATCGCTGGAGGAATTCTTCCTTCAGGTCGTCGAAGGAGGCCAATCCGTATGA
- a CDS encoding HAMP domain-containing histidine kinase: MRQPGSLRKLHASLLSRYLLIIITALLFIPAVLVIIPLTLNTVQEEVPKEYEKYQDISELEEIWHKEAEGLLGSSPERINNRLRALSSAYSLAAMFWVDGEGRTRLSLESADPQLWQQNERRPIPPVWTAAQAISFMKKSMAYNPKPMNIVAFVGDRAEAGEGFMVMQIPDALIERHYFDGMSLRFTLVMFVLFTGFMVVSLLFFIQIRKRLLRLETAMAFTRKDGVPQLIDPGKPDEIGRLETAFNTMVTELAASRAREAEEEGLRKRLVSDLSHDLRTPSL, from the coding sequence ATGAGACAACCGGGCTCTTTACGCAAGCTGCACGCTTCACTCCTCTCACGTTACCTGCTGATTATTATTACGGCGCTGCTGTTCATTCCCGCTGTGCTGGTGATCATTCCACTGACTCTGAATACGGTGCAGGAAGAGGTGCCGAAGGAATATGAGAAGTATCAAGACATTTCGGAACTGGAAGAAATCTGGCATAAGGAAGCGGAAGGTTTGCTTGGCAGCTCCCCTGAGAGAATTAATAACCGGCTAAGGGCGTTAAGCTCCGCCTACAGCCTGGCTGCGATGTTTTGGGTCGATGGAGAGGGGCGAACCCGGCTGTCGCTGGAGTCTGCTGATCCGCAGCTTTGGCAGCAGAATGAACGGCGCCCTATCCCACCGGTGTGGACTGCTGCACAGGCGATTTCCTTCATGAAAAAAAGCATGGCGTATAATCCAAAGCCAATGAATATTGTCGCTTTTGTGGGGGACCGTGCTGAAGCCGGAGAAGGTTTTATGGTCATGCAAATTCCCGACGCCCTCATAGAGCGGCATTATTTCGACGGTATGAGTTTAAGATTTACGCTGGTGATGTTTGTGCTTTTTACAGGCTTCATGGTTGTTTCGCTGCTGTTCTTTATCCAAATCCGCAAAAGACTGCTGCGGCTGGAGACAGCCATGGCCTTCACCAGAAAAGACGGTGTGCCGCAATTGATTGATCCGGGCAAGCCCGATGAGATTGGCCGTTTGGAGACGGCCTTTAATACCATGGTAACCGAGCTTGCCGCCAGCCGGGCGCGTGAAGCGGAGGAAGAGGGGCTGCGGAAGCGTCTTGTCTCCGATCTGTCGCATGATCTGCGGACCCCCTCACTGTGA
- a CDS encoding pyridoxamine 5'-phosphate oxidase family protein → MDNRELEQTIIKTLDDNKFGSFGTIEAGNKPKVRYMAVFHDGLQIYLATNRKTHKVEELRNNPNAFLLLGYEQGGGKDVLEVEATVAVTQNEGLRSQVWNTELEKWFKGPDDPDYVILELQPTRIEYMGKDQQHGVWEGSAAVSGK, encoded by the coding sequence ATGGATAACAGAGAGCTGGAGCAGACGATCATCAAGACACTGGATGACAACAAGTTCGGGTCCTTCGGCACGATAGAAGCCGGCAACAAACCTAAGGTGCGTTATATGGCGGTATTTCATGACGGACTTCAGATTTATTTGGCTACCAACCGCAAAACGCATAAGGTAGAGGAGCTGCGGAATAATCCGAATGCTTTTCTGCTGCTTGGATATGAACAGGGCGGCGGCAAGGATGTGCTTGAAGTCGAAGCCACCGTTGCCGTGACCCAAAATGAAGGCCTCCGTTCCCAAGTATGGAACACAGAGCTGGAGAAATGGTTCAAGGGTCCTGATGACCCCGACTATGTGATCCTTGAGCTGCAGCCGACACGGATTGAGTATATGGGCAAGGACCAGCAGCATGGGGTCTGGGAAGGTTCGGCCGCCGTTTCCGGCAAATAG
- a CDS encoding sensor histidine kinase, giving the protein MIRSHLHILGKEQLSGRGWESVKLMDERIENLGVLIENLLSYNLLSSGRMTLKPERKDILRLLRESAAAWYPLWEKEGFRIEIDLEGEPLHWYVDESWFRRILDNLFQNIVRHARSGLYVGVAVEDREGERVIVIRDRGQGLGSGSDSKGAGLGLSIVDLLLKRMELGWKVDSTKQGTTIVILSLPHGNLNKT; this is encoded by the coding sequence GTGATCCGCAGCCACTTGCATATTCTTGGCAAGGAGCAGCTGAGCGGGCGGGGATGGGAATCCGTGAAACTGATGGATGAACGGATTGAAAACCTCGGTGTGCTGATCGAAAATCTGCTGTCCTACAATCTGCTCAGCAGCGGACGGATGACCCTGAAACCGGAGCGCAAGGACATCCTGCGTCTGCTCAGGGAAAGTGCTGCGGCGTGGTATCCGCTGTGGGAGAAGGAAGGGTTCCGGATTGAGATTGATCTGGAGGGGGAGCCGCTGCATTGGTACGTGGATGAGAGCTGGTTCCGCCGCATCCTGGATAATCTGTTCCAGAATATAGTCCGCCATGCGCGGAGCGGACTATATGTGGGAGTGGCCGTGGAGGACAGGGAGGGCGAACGCGTCATCGTCATCCGCGACCGCGGCCAGGGCCTGGGCAGCGGCTCCGACTCCAAAGGGGCAGGCCTGGGCTTATCGATTGTTGATCTGCTGCTGAAGCGGATGGAGCTGGGATGGAAGGTGGACAGCACCAAGCAAGGCACTACTATAGTAATCCTAAGTTTGCCGCATGGAAATTTAAACAAAACTTAA
- a CDS encoding ABC transporter permease, with protein sequence MRSFWRVLSAERLKMSRSYVWVLIIGSPAVAIPIGALANMQEGGQPVTWEVLLSVMSLFHAMFFLPVLSGVFAALICRAEHADGGWKQLLALPVTRTSVYLAKYSMIMALLAAVQLLFFAAVLGVGALRGVDVPIPWTMFLASIFGGWLACMPLAALQLAISQSWSSFGAPLALNVSLTMPNMLIANSATYGPYYPWLQPMLAMSPFGEDRFGAFNLPLESLMTVVLGSLILFLAVGLLSFRRKAV encoded by the coding sequence ATGAGGAGCTTCTGGAGAGTTTTGTCCGCAGAAAGACTCAAAATGTCCAGATCTTATGTCTGGGTGCTGATTATAGGGAGCCCGGCGGTGGCAATACCCATTGGAGCGCTTGCCAATATGCAGGAAGGGGGGCAGCCGGTTACCTGGGAAGTTCTGCTTAGTGTGATGTCGCTGTTTCATGCCATGTTCTTTCTGCCGGTGCTGTCAGGGGTTTTTGCTGCGCTGATCTGCCGGGCAGAGCATGCCGACGGCGGCTGGAAGCAGCTGCTGGCCCTGCCGGTTACGCGTACTTCCGTATATCTTGCCAAATATTCCATGATTATGGCGCTGCTGGCTGCTGTGCAGCTGCTGTTTTTTGCTGCGGTGCTTGGTGTGGGCGCGCTGCGTGGTGTAGATGTGCCGATTCCCTGGACGATGTTCCTTGCAAGCATCTTCGGCGGCTGGCTGGCCTGCATGCCGCTGGCTGCGCTGCAGCTGGCGATATCCCAGAGCTGGAGCAGCTTCGGGGCTCCGCTCGCGCTGAATGTGAGCCTGACCATGCCGAATATGCTGATTGCCAATTCTGCCACGTACGGGCCGTATTATCCCTGGCTTCAGCCTATGCTGGCCATGTCTCCCTTTGGGGAGGACCGCTTTGGAGCCTTCAATTTACCGCTGGAGAGCTTGATGACCGTTGTACTGGGCAGTTTGATTTTATTTTTGGCCGTCGGCCTGCTCTCCTTCCGGCGTAAAGCTGTCTAA
- a CDS encoding ArsR/SmtB family transcription factor produces the protein MEPAALEECDNTCNGSELEPESMALILPDRGTTDKMAEMFKALGDPTRVRMIYALSQRELCVHDLSSILDMGQSAVSHQLRYLRNLRIVKRRKEGKTVYYSLNDAHVEQIFLQTHEHIRHE, from the coding sequence ATGGAGCCAGCAGCACTGGAAGAATGCGACAATACATGCAACGGTTCAGAGCTTGAACCGGAATCTATGGCGTTGATCCTGCCTGACCGCGGGACAACGGACAAAATGGCGGAGATGTTCAAGGCCTTGGGTGATCCGACAAGGGTACGGATGATTTATGCCCTGTCGCAAAGAGAGCTGTGTGTGCACGATTTGTCATCCATCCTGGATATGGGGCAGTCGGCGGTATCCCACCAGCTCCGCTATCTGCGCAATCTGCGGATCGTGAAACGCCGCAAGGAAGGCAAAACCGTGTATTATTCGCTGAACGACGCGCATGTGGAGCAGATTTTCCTGCAGACACATGAGCATATCCGGCATGAATAG